TTGTGTATCGTCAAAGTCCATCTTGTGACCCGCCCTTGTATAAAGGACTCGACGGTCAACCGTGCCTCCCGAACCTAGCACCGCTTCTTCCGGCAACTTGTCACTTCCATTCCATATCGCGCCAATCACATACGGGCGGTGAATATCACCATGTTCAAATGCCACCAAAACCTCATCATTTATTTCCGGTAAAATATAAAATCCTCTTCCCGGTCCAGCCATTGGCATCACTACTCGTGCCCAATTGCTCTCATGGTCCTCGGTCAGCATGGGGATCTTGACTTTCACACGGCCCATTTTGTCAGGATCATCATTATTAGTAACGATTCCAACGAAAACTCCAGGATTAGAAGAGCTTCCGGTACGGCCTTGCGCCGCCGGACCAACCCCTAATGCTTCGGCAAGAGAGTGATGGGTGCGGCCGCTAACAACGAAACTGGTAGTAAATCCTTCCTGAGGTGACCAGATGTGAGTGACCGAGGTTACGGAATAGGTTCCGTTATAAGTTGATCCAATATTATTTATCGTAATCTGTGAACCCGGCTTCATATCAGGCATTCCATCACATAAGCCTTCACACTCAATATTCGTACTTGCAAGTTCTTCGAGCACACCCTGTGCCATCTTTTGAGCCTCATCCTGGGAATGGACGGGGCGGTTAGAGATGACAACCTCAGTGTCACTCCCAAATGCCTGCTTAGCCTTGCCGGAAAATTTTGAAGGTACAATATTTGATCGTGTTGCTGTACCGACAATCTGCTTTTTTTGAGCCGGATCCCAACCATGAACTGTTACTTTGTCAACATCTTGATGGAGGTTGCGTGTTACATGCAAACTACGCAAATTGGTCCCATAGGTTACAGTAATCCCCCCGCCAGCAGTTGTCGACTTTTTGAAACAAAGTTTATCCTCATGGACATAGACGTTAAAATCAATTCGCCTCGCCCGTTCAGTCAGAAATTCCCAATCGGTTTGGTTGTTCTGAAAGACATATTTATTAACCGTTGGAGTGGAGTCTATTTCAGTAGATAATCCTTGTCTCCCAGCAACTTTTCGCACCAAATCCGCATCTGAAACATTCAGATACGACTCCGAATGCCTCCCCCGATGCAAGCGATGAGCCTTGCTATATCCCTGAAGGACATATGAAGGCGGACCAAAGCTGGTCATATCCATTTCGACCATGGTGATTTCACCGGTAAGCATACTGGTTAATGTCCCACCACCGTCCGCCATCGAAATCTCGGCTTTTTTACCCAATCCAAATCTGGCATCCTCCAGCCACTTGAACTCAACATCCTGAACGCGTATGGTGAACATTTCCGGTACTTGGTTGCTGAGATCAATACTGACCTCCAAAAGATCACCCATAAACTCAGGCGGCGCTTGACTACCATCAAATTTTATGTTACATAACGCTATAAATGACGCTGTTTCAGGCATAATTATTCTCCTATAACTCGAATGACGCTATGCGTCTAACGGGGCGGGATTATCAAGACATCCCCTTCACGCAAAGCGAGTGGGTCACTGAGCTTATTCACTTCGGCAATCGGTCGCCATTGGGTCGCATCGCCGTATTCTTCATAAGCAATCTGAGCCAAAGTATCAGTTGAACCAACCACTCTGGTTGTTGCTCCGGGAATGGCATGAGACGTTGGGTTCTGTTTGAGCCCTTCCTGTTCAACTTGCTGGAAGGTGATATCCAATGTCGCCCTTACCGGCGTTCCCTCAGGCAAAAACATAGTGAACTTCTGTGTAATGCTGCTGATTACGCATTTGAATTTCCATACATTATTGCCCCAGCCGAAAATCACAATCGGTGGACGCCCTTGTTTGGTGCTGGCGT
This genomic window from bacterium contains:
- a CDS encoding peptidoglycan-binding protein; this encodes MALEKCYIQIEDSKSSKNGKRVTCLFNPTEYSFTRQNEWKNEPLKGRQFPKAEFTGGRATTLQVQLFFDTCEKRTDVREHTEKIWELMKIDTGTKNASTKQGRPPIVIFGWGNNVWKFKCVISSITQKFTMFLPEGTPVRATLDITFQQVEQEGLKQNPTSHAIPGATTRVVGSTDTLAQIAYEEYGDATQWRPIAEVNKLSDPLALREGDVLIIPPR
- a CDS encoding VgrG-related protein, whose protein sequence is MPETASFIALCNIKFDGSQAPPEFMGDLLEVSIDLSNQVPEMFTIRVQDVEFKWLEDARFGLGKKAEISMADGGGTLTSMLTGEITMVEMDMTSFGPPSYVLQGYSKAHRLHRGRHSESYLNVSDADLVRKVAGRQGLSTEIDSTPTVNKYVFQNNQTDWEFLTERARRIDFNVYVHEDKLCFKKSTTAGGGITVTYGTNLRSLHVTRNLHQDVDKVTVHGWDPAQKKQIVGTATRSNIVPSKFSGKAKQAFGSDTEVVISNRPVHSQDEAQKMAQGVLEELASTNIECEGLCDGMPDMKPGSQITINNIGSTYNGTYSVTSVTHIWSPQEGFTTSFVVSGRTHHSLAEALGVGPAAQGRTGSSSNPGVFVGIVTNNDDPDKMGRVKVKIPMLTEDHESNWARVVMPMAGPGRGFYILPEINDEVLVAFEHGDIHRPYVIGAIWNGSDKLPEEAVLGSGGTVDRRVLYTRAGHKMDFDDTQGSTKFTLTTAGGHKILMDDGSGKKLAMTTDGGHKVDMDDTGKKITVKSTGGHKVEMDDTANKMTVTDSAGDKAEFDAMQGKITIQSSTQIDIKSLIINIEASAFLTLKGAVVDMNADGIATIKGLIVNIN